A single Methanomicrobia archaeon DNA region contains:
- the thiD gene encoding bifunctional hydroxymethylpyrimidine kinase/phosphomethylpyrimidine kinase, whose translation MRAKRVLTIAGSDSSGGAGIQADIKSFAALGVHGMSVITAITAQNSSGVHAVHEVPVEMVAAQLAAITADEGLRVDYAKTGMLYSTVMIETVARALERSEIPFVLDPVMKAGAGGALIEDAALHALTLHLLPLCAVITPNVPEAEILSGLPIRTKDAVKAAARAIHALGAGAVIIKGGHLADELAAGRATDVLYDGAFAEISAPLVRSERIVHGGGCTFSAALAAELAKGKPVQAAAATAKGFVHDAIVNGEFVSGLLVVNQTQGLQTDADRYGTAENVRLAVGRLKATIGFEQLIPEVGTNIGMAIDRATGVQDVAAVDGRIVRTAEGVRAGCVAFGASDHVARLILAMRAQNRAYRSALNVTFAPEILAACHKLGMTVSTFERDREPEDANTMDWGVAEASKAFVPDVIFDRGAVGKEPMIRIFGTSAVEVVEKVRRIVAALTYV comes from the coding sequence ATGCGAGCGAAGAGGGTACTGACCATCGCGGGCTCGGACAGCAGCGGTGGCGCGGGGATACAGGCGGATATCAAGAGCTTTGCGGCTCTCGGCGTGCACGGGATGTCGGTGATCACCGCGATTACCGCCCAGAATTCGTCCGGTGTGCACGCGGTACACGAGGTGCCGGTCGAGATGGTGGCGGCACAGCTCGCCGCGATCACGGCAGATGAGGGCCTCAGGGTCGATTACGCGAAGACCGGTATGCTCTACTCCACCGTGATGATCGAGACGGTCGCACGGGCGCTGGAACGCTCTGAGATCCCGTTCGTGCTCGATCCGGTGATGAAAGCAGGTGCTGGTGGGGCGCTCATCGAAGATGCCGCGCTCCATGCACTGACCCTGCACCTGTTGCCGCTCTGCGCGGTGATCACGCCGAACGTGCCCGAGGCAGAAATCCTGAGCGGTTTGCCTATCAGGACCAAAGACGCGGTGAAGGCAGCCGCACGAGCGATCCACGCGCTGGGCGCAGGGGCAGTCATTATTAAGGGCGGGCATCTCGCGGATGAACTCGCCGCGGGCAGAGCGACGGATGTGCTCTACGACGGCGCATTCGCGGAGATCAGCGCACCGCTCGTGAGATCGGAGCGGATCGTGCACGGTGGCGGTTGCACCTTCTCCGCCGCCCTGGCTGCGGAGCTGGCGAAGGGGAAACCGGTGCAAGCGGCTGCTGCAACGGCGAAAGGGTTCGTCCATGACGCGATCGTCAATGGTGAGTTCGTGTCCGGATTGCTCGTGGTGAACCAAACACAGGGACTGCAAACAGACGCAGACCGATACGGGACTGCGGAGAACGTGCGGCTGGCAGTGGGCAGGTTGAAAGCGACCATCGGGTTCGAGCAGTTGATACCCGAGGTGGGCACGAACATCGGCATGGCGATCGACCGTGCGACTGGCGTGCAGGACGTTGCCGCGGTGGACGGCCGGATCGTCCGCACGGCAGAGGGGGTAAGAGCGGGCTGCGTCGCCTTCGGTGCCAGTGACCACGTGGCGCGACTGATACTGGCGATGCGGGCGCAAAACCGCGCGTACCGGAGCGCACTGAACGTTACCTTTGCACCTGAGATCCTTGCGGCCTGTCACAAGCTCGGGATGACCGTCAGCACGTTTGAGCGCGATCGCGAGCCGGAGGACGCGAATACGATGGACTGGGGCGTGGCGGAAGCGAGCAAAGCGTTCGTTCCCGACGTGATCTTCGATCGTGGAGCGGTGGGCAAGGAGCCGATGATCAGGATCTTCGGGACCTCTGCGGTCGAGGTCGTGGAGAAGGTGCGAAGGATCGTGGCCGCGTTAACGTACGTATAA
- a CDS encoding HD domain-containing protein: MKKVIRDPLHGYIEFDELARALIDTMELQRLRRIHQLGFAYLVYPGANHTRFEHSLGTYHLLCLLLDRLEVPAAEEQELLAAALIHDVGHGPYSHVTEPLLKKYTGKGHEDIETVLFPERAEQDGARRSETITPTIAEILDAFRLDKRAVRGYIKGERAECWTKRDLSRILNGEIDVDKMDYLVRDSYYTGVAYGVVDNTRLIHGLDFVNDELVLTEKGILPAEYLLFSRFLMQPTVYNHHTGRIAQLMFTAALDAVIGAKTDAYDCAAALRRMDDAEITIQLRNADGYPQEMIRRIEARRLFKRAVYTTLSDLDPSVVDTLGDDHEVEALTLELSQRAGVDPRYVLLDVQKPRNEVLAESTAKVVVGHESRSLREVSSLVALLSRELEKRYKIGVYTPDEHRGAVKHAAEAILWP, encoded by the coding sequence ATGAAGAAGGTTATTCGCGACCCACTCCACGGCTATATCGAATTCGATGAGCTCGCCCGTGCGCTCATAGATACGATGGAGCTGCAGCGGCTGCGGCGTATCCACCAGCTCGGGTTCGCCTATCTCGTCTACCCGGGCGCGAACCACACGCGGTTCGAGCATTCGCTCGGCACGTATCATCTGTTGTGCCTGCTGCTCGACCGGCTCGAGGTGCCCGCAGCAGAAGAGCAAGAGCTGCTCGCGGCCGCGCTGATACACGACGTGGGACACGGTCCGTACTCGCACGTGACCGAGCCACTGCTCAAGAAGTACACCGGGAAGGGGCATGAGGATATCGAGACGGTGCTCTTCCCCGAGCGGGCCGAGCAGGACGGTGCCCGGAGGTCTGAGACGATTACCCCGACGATTGCGGAAATCCTCGATGCGTTTAGATTGGACAAGCGCGCGGTGCGGGGCTATATCAAAGGAGAGCGGGCGGAGTGCTGGACGAAACGGGATCTCTCGCGGATACTCAACGGCGAGATCGATGTGGACAAGATGGATTATCTGGTACGTGATTCGTACTATACCGGCGTGGCCTACGGCGTGGTGGACAACACGCGCCTCATTCACGGCCTGGATTTTGTCAATGACGAGCTCGTGCTCACCGAGAAGGGGATTCTGCCTGCCGAATATCTGCTCTTCTCGCGGTTCCTGATGCAGCCGACGGTCTATAACCACCATACCGGGCGGATCGCGCAGCTGATGTTCACGGCTGCTCTGGATGCCGTTATAGGAGCAAAAACCGATGCGTATGACTGCGCTGCCGCACTGCGACGTATGGACGACGCGGAGATAACTATCCAGCTCAGAAACGCGGACGGGTATCCACAGGAGATGATCAGGCGGATCGAGGCGCGACGGCTGTTCAAACGCGCGGTATATACGACCCTCAGCGATCTGGACCCGAGCGTTGTTGACACATTAGGGGACGACCATGAGGTGGAAGCGCTCACCTTAGAGCTCAGTCAGCGTGCGGGCGTTGACCCACGCTACGTGCTGCTGGACGTGCAAAAGCCCCGGAACGAGGTATTAGCAGAGAGCACCGCGAAGGTGGTCGTCGGGCACGAGTCCCGGAGTTTACGCGAAGTCTCCTCGCTCGTCGCCTTACTCAGTCGCGAGTTGGAGAAGCGGTACAAAATCGGCGTGTATACCCCTGATGAACACCGCGGTGCGGTGAAGCATGCAGCAGAAGCGATCTTATGGCCGTGA
- a CDS encoding 30S ribosomal protein S6e yields MQIVISDSKTGKAYKLEGKDAEANALFIGKRIGDLVDADIIGLGGYVLEITGGSDMQGMPMRKDVAGSARKRILITSPPGYNPKEQGKRRRKSVRGTEISTEISQVNVVVKEYGRKSLADIFAPPAVEAAKGA; encoded by the coding sequence ATGCAGATAGTGATAAGTGATTCGAAGACCGGAAAGGCGTACAAGCTCGAGGGCAAGGATGCGGAAGCGAACGCGCTGTTCATTGGGAAGCGTATCGGTGACCTCGTGGATGCGGACATCATCGGGCTCGGCGGTTACGTGCTGGAGATAACCGGTGGCTCGGACATGCAGGGGATGCCGATGCGGAAGGACGTTGCGGGATCGGCGCGGAAGCGAATATTGATCACGAGCCCGCCCGGGTACAATCCGAAGGAGCAGGGCAAACGCCGCCGGAAATCCGTGCGCGGTACTGAGATCTCCACGGAGATCTCGCAGGTCAACGTCGTGGTGAAGGAGTACGGTCGGAAATCGCTTGCGGATATCTTCGCCCCGCCTGCGGTGGAAGCGGCGAAAGGGGCGTGA
- a CDS encoding translation initiation factor IF-2, with the protein MSTERAIRTPILSVVGHIDHGKTTLLDSLRGTAVAEKEAGRVTQHIGATEIPIETIKAICQPLRSDWSGIKIPGLLFIDTPGHHAFASLRKRGSALADVAVIVIDVMEGFQPQTYESLNVLRMLKTPFVVVLTKIDRIRGWHSKKQPFILNYRTQPEYLQQEIDTRIYTVAGDLHEKGFSADRYDRIKDFAKNVAIVPVSAKTGEGIADLLLVLIGLSQKYFERTLGLHVEEAGVGTILEKKEEKGLGTTLDVILYDGKLSVGDTIVVGSTDEEPIVTKVKGLLKPRALQEIRTERKFERVKTVHAAAGVKIVAPNLEFALPGSQVRVVLAAESRDAVKADVKSALDALKLATVPEGLIIKADTMGSLEALAQELKEQGIEAIMRADVGNISKHDVMEATTVRDRYLRVIFGFSVGLLPDAKELAEQMALPVFVNDVIYRLIEDYEAWVKHEHEQEKRALLERMNTPAKVRILPGCLFRQSKPAIVGVDIVAGKIKTGVELLKLDGSNIGPINEIQDKGERISRAEQGMQVAIALRKPTVGRQINENDVLYVNLKEEEVEELKRHSGVLSPEELEVLEELQEIKRRRQFRAE; encoded by the coding sequence ATGAGCACGGAACGCGCGATCAGGACACCGATACTCTCTGTCGTGGGGCACATCGACCACGGGAAGACCACGTTACTCGATTCCCTGCGCGGCACCGCGGTGGCGGAGAAGGAAGCAGGTCGCGTTACGCAGCATATCGGCGCCACGGAGATCCCTATAGAGACGATCAAGGCGATTTGCCAGCCCTTACGCTCTGATTGGTCCGGAATCAAGATCCCCGGGCTGCTCTTCATTGATACTCCCGGCCATCATGCTTTCGCCTCGTTACGCAAACGCGGCAGCGCGCTCGCGGACGTTGCGGTCATCGTGATCGATGTGATGGAAGGCTTTCAGCCGCAGACCTACGAATCGCTGAACGTGCTGCGGATGCTGAAGACGCCGTTCGTCGTCGTGCTTACGAAGATCGACCGGATACGGGGCTGGCACTCGAAGAAACAGCCCTTTATCCTCAATTACCGTACGCAGCCGGAATATCTGCAGCAGGAGATCGACACCCGGATTTATACCGTTGCGGGCGATCTACACGAGAAGGGCTTCTCCGCTGATCGATACGACCGGATAAAGGATTTCGCGAAGAATGTCGCCATTGTGCCCGTGAGTGCGAAGACCGGCGAGGGCATTGCGGATCTGCTCCTGGTACTGATCGGGCTGTCACAGAAGTACTTCGAACGCACCCTGGGGCTGCATGTGGAAGAGGCGGGTGTGGGCACGATCCTGGAGAAGAAGGAGGAGAAGGGGCTCGGCACCACGCTCGACGTGATCCTCTACGATGGCAAGCTGAGCGTCGGCGATACGATCGTGGTGGGCAGCACGGACGAGGAGCCGATCGTGACGAAGGTGAAAGGGCTTTTGAAGCCCCGAGCACTCCAGGAGATACGCACAGAGCGCAAATTCGAGCGGGTGAAGACCGTGCATGCCGCGGCTGGGGTGAAGATCGTGGCACCGAACCTGGAGTTCGCACTGCCCGGCTCGCAGGTGCGCGTGGTGCTTGCAGCGGAGAGTCGGGACGCGGTGAAAGCGGACGTGAAGAGCGCACTCGACGCGCTCAAATTGGCGACGGTGCCCGAAGGGCTCATTATCAAAGCGGACACCATGGGCTCGCTGGAAGCGCTCGCGCAGGAATTGAAGGAGCAGGGCATTGAGGCGATCATGCGCGCGGACGTCGGGAACATCTCGAAACACGATGTGATGGAGGCGACGACGGTGCGCGACCGGTATTTACGGGTGATCTTCGGGTTCAGTGTTGGTCTCCTGCCCGATGCGAAGGAGTTAGCTGAGCAGATGGCGCTTCCCGTATTCGTAAACGACGTGATTTACCGGCTGATCGAGGACTATGAGGCCTGGGTGAAGCACGAGCATGAGCAGGAGAAGCGCGCGCTGCTCGAGCGCATGAACACGCCTGCAAAGGTCAGGATACTGCCCGGCTGCCTCTTCAGGCAGAGCAAACCCGCGATCGTCGGTGTGGACATTGTAGCCGGCAAGATCAAGACCGGTGTGGAGCTCCTGAAGCTCGACGGCTCGAACATCGGCCCGATCAACGAGATCCAGGACAAGGGCGAACGGATATCACGTGCCGAGCAGGGGATGCAGGTCGCGATCGCGCTCCGGAAGCCCACCGTCGGCCGGCAGATTAACGAGAACGACGTGCTCTACGTGAACCTGAAGGAAGAGGAAGTTGAGGAGCTCAAGAGACACAGCGGCGTGCTCTCCCCCGAAGAGCTGGAGGTGCTCGAGGAACTGCAGGAGATCAAGCGAAGACGGCAGTTCCGGGCGGAATAA